A genomic segment from Planctomycetaceae bacterium encodes:
- a CDS encoding thioredoxin-like domain-containing protein gives MTRTWLRMSILAVAAVVLAAAAIPLWACPRVTAAPTATPADAWAAMFPDGLVDAAGKKVSLDQLKGKVVGIYFSAHWCPPCRAFTPKLVEFRDKNDANFEVVFVSADRTADAKTKYMTEAQMKWPSVPFAAKSAKALMSTHQVRGIPMLVILSPGGKVISKNGRGEVMSAAATCLDTWKKAGAEADAK, from the coding sequence ATGACGCGAACCTGGTTGAGGATGAGCATTCTGGCGGTTGCGGCGGTGGTGCTGGCTGCGGCGGCGATCCCGCTGTGGGCGTGCCCGCGCGTCACGGCGGCGCCGACGGCGACGCCCGCCGACGCCTGGGCGGCGATGTTCCCCGACGGCCTGGTAGACGCCGCCGGCAAGAAGGTCTCCCTCGATCAGCTCAAGGGCAAGGTCGTGGGAATCTACTTCTCGGCCCACTGGTGCCCGCCCTGCCGCGCCTTCACGCCCAAACTCGTCGAGTTCCGCGACAAGAACGACGCCAACTTCGAAGTCGTCTTCGTCAGTGCCGACCGGACGGCCGACGCCAAAACCAAGTACATGACCGAGGCCCAAATGAAGTGGCCCAGCGTCCCCTTCGCCGCCAAGAGCGCCAAGGCCCTGATGAGCACCCACCAGGTCAGAGGCATCCCCATGCTGGTGATCCTCTCTCCCGGCGGCAAGGTCATCAGCAAGAACGGCCGCGGCGAGGTCATGTCGGCGGCCGCCACGTGCCTGGACACGTGGAAGAAAGCCGGCGCCGAAGCCGACGCCAAGTAA
- a CDS encoding transcriptional repressor — protein MSERQTRQKAAVLEVLRRTAVPLAPPQLLLKAQELVPTIGQATVYRILKALQDKAVISSVQLPGEPPLYELAGKSHHHFFRCRRCGFMYEVEGCAELVKRLVPRGFKLEDHEVFLFGTCSSCV, from the coding sequence ATGAGCGAACGACAGACGCGACAAAAAGCCGCCGTGCTGGAGGTGCTGCGCCGCACGGCGGTTCCGTTGGCGCCGCCGCAACTGCTGCTCAAGGCGCAGGAACTGGTGCCGACGATCGGCCAGGCGACGGTCTATCGCATCCTCAAGGCGTTGCAGGACAAGGCGGTCATCTCGTCGGTGCAACTGCCGGGCGAACCGCCGCTGTACGAGCTGGCGGGCAAGAGCCACCACCATTTCTTCCGCTGCCGCCGGTGCGGGTTCATGTATGAAGTCGAGGGCTGCGCCGAGCTGGTCAAGCGCCTCGTCCCGCGCGGGTTCAAGCTCGAAGACCACGAGGTGTTCCTCTTCGGCACCTGTTCATCGTGCGTCTGA